The sequence below is a genomic window from Longimicrobium sp..
GGGGGAGGGGCCGGGGGAGGGGCCCGCACTTGTCCAACTCCGCACCGCCCGGCATCTTCCCGCCAGGCCCGGCACCCTGCCATGCGAGCGCGCACACCCGCGCCCCTCACCTTCCCGGGCAGCCATTCAGGAGCTCTGATGCGGCAGATGAACACCGTCGTTCCGCTGCGCACTGTGGAGCGCGACACCATTCCCAAGATCTTCTTCGGGGGCGTCGACCGGCACGGGCGCGACGCGGCGATGATGTACAAGGCGGCGGGGCAGTGGCACGCGCTCTCCGACGCCGAGGTGGAGCGGCGGGTGACCGCGCTCGCCGTGGCGCTCTCGGCGGCAGGGGTGGCTTCCGCCGACCGCGTGGTGGTGCTGGCGGAGAACCGGCCGGAGTGGGCCATCTGCGACTACGCCATCACCGGCCTGGGCGCCATCACCGTCCCCGTCTACCCGACGCTTCCCGCCAACCAGGTGCAATACATCGTCGCGGACTGCGGCGCGAAGGTGGTGTTCGTCTCCAATGCCGCCCAGGCGGCCAAGATCCGCGAGTTCCGGGTGCAGCTTCCGGAAGTGGAGCGACTGGTTGCGTTCGAGGGCGCCGCGGACGGTGTGGAGTCGTTCGCGGACTGGCTGGCCGAGGGCGAGCGCGAACTGGCCGCCGGGCGGTACACGGGCTTCCGCCAGCGCGCGCTCTCGGTGCCGCGCGAGCAGGTGGCCACCCTCATCTATACCTCGGGCACCACGGGCAACCCCAAGGGCGTGATGCTCACGCATTCCAACCTGGCGGCGAACCTCGCGGCCTGCCTGCAGCACGGGATGACGGAGATCATCCGCCCGGGCGACGTCACCCTCTCGTTCCTGCCGCTTTCGCACGTCTTCGAGCGGATGGTGGACTACCTGTACTGGGACGTGGGCACCACCATCGCCTACACGCAGGTGGAAAAGGTGGCCGACCACCTGGCCGAGACGCGCCCGATGGTAACGGTTTCGGTGCCCCGGCTCTTCGACAAGATCTACAGCAAGGCCATCGGGGCGGAGGGGTTCAAGGCACGGGTCGTCGCCTGGGCCCGGGGCGTCGGAAGCCGGGTGGCTGCGCTGCGCGAGGAGGGGCGTGAGCCGTCGGGGCTGCTGGCCG
It includes:
- a CDS encoding AMP-dependent synthetase/ligase; translation: MRQMNTVVPLRTVERDTIPKIFFGGVDRHGRDAAMMYKAAGQWHALSDAEVERRVTALAVALSAAGVASADRVVVLAENRPEWAICDYAITGLGAITVPVYPTLPANQVQYIVADCGAKVVFVSNAAQAAKIREFRVQLPEVERLVAFEGAADGVESFADWLAEGERELAAGRYTGFRQRALSVPREQVATLIYTSGTTGNPKGVMLTHSNLAANLAACLQHGMTEIIRPGDVTLSFLPLSHVFERMVDYLYWDVGTTIAYTQVEKVADHLAETRPMVTVSVPRLFDKIYSKAIGAEGFKARVVAWARGVGSRVAALREEGREPSGLLAVQNRVADRLVFSKLRERTGGRVRAFVSGGAPLSPEVARFFLGVGLPVYEGYGLTETSPVIAVNAPGKMRMGTVGQPVPGVELAIEPSTGEILTRGPHVMRGYWNDPDCTHDAIDAEGWFHTGDIGTLDDGYIRITDRK